The Acidimicrobiales bacterium genome includes a window with the following:
- a CDS encoding NAD(P)/FAD-dependent oxidoreductase — protein MRDAYDAIVIGAGHNGLTLGAYLARSGLEVLVLERRHEEGGGLCTEELTLPGFLHNVHANYHTFVDLAPPVHDLDVRGHGVEYVRPEVQMASIYDDGTALTVHTDLDKTCESIARFSEEDAETFRRLYGEAHGYVDLLLATLMYQPPMSVKELTRALATFGVEDRSEFLSVKLRRETINQFLDQHFTHPKVKAHLAFHGAVCAYTNDVPGLAIGFPLLVGKIDNWHLCIGGSHRLAHALWRDLAQHGGVMVSDADVRAILVEGGRAVGVRLADGTEVAARKLVASTVSVEQTFLEFLEPAAIPEELQTRVKNDVKHKDWSLFSVHLALSALPEYSAAEFDPDVNRAWVVNLGYGSLEELSAHFAGVRAGQLPEPKPNAAVNSLYDPTDAPAGYATGLLRQFAPFSIAGGGEGQWESMGHWYGRRCIEAWRRYAPNLTDDVILDWVPYTPLEIAQKLPNMVRGDWMMGEVSLANMLDQRPLPELGQYRTPVEALYMAGSTQHPHGFITFAPAYNALQVIADDLGIEAWWRRV, from the coding sequence ATGCGTGACGCCTACGACGCCATCGTCATCGGGGCGGGGCACAACGGGCTGACCCTCGGCGCCTACCTGGCCCGCAGCGGCCTGGAGGTCCTGGTGCTGGAGCGCCGGCACGAGGAAGGCGGCGGGCTGTGCACCGAGGAGCTCACGCTGCCCGGCTTCCTCCACAACGTCCACGCCAACTACCACACCTTTGTGGACCTGGCCCCGCCGGTGCACGATCTCGACGTGCGCGGCCACGGCGTCGAGTACGTGCGGCCGGAGGTGCAAATGGCGTCGATATACGACGACGGGACGGCCCTCACCGTGCACACCGACCTCGACAAGACGTGCGAGTCCATCGCCAGGTTCTCCGAGGAGGACGCCGAGACATTCCGCCGCCTGTACGGCGAGGCCCACGGCTATGTCGACCTGCTCCTCGCCACGCTTATGTACCAGCCCCCCATGTCGGTCAAGGAGCTGACCAGGGCGCTGGCCACCTTCGGCGTCGAGGACCGATCCGAATTCCTCTCCGTGAAGCTGCGGCGGGAGACCATCAACCAGTTCCTCGACCAGCACTTCACCCACCCGAAGGTCAAGGCCCACCTGGCCTTTCACGGGGCCGTCTGCGCCTACACCAACGACGTGCCCGGCCTCGCCATCGGCTTCCCGCTGCTCGTCGGGAAGATCGACAACTGGCACCTCTGCATCGGGGGGTCTCATCGCCTGGCGCACGCCCTGTGGCGGGATCTGGCCCAGCACGGAGGGGTGATGGTCAGCGACGCCGACGTCAGGGCGATACTCGTCGAGGGTGGTCGTGCCGTTGGAGTCCGCCTCGCGGACGGGACCGAGGTGGCAGCTCGCAAGCTCGTCGCCTCGACGGTGTCGGTCGAGCAGACCTTCCTGGAGTTCCTCGAGCCGGCGGCGATACCGGAGGAGCTGCAGACCCGGGTAAAGAACGACGTCAAGCACAAGGACTGGAGCCTGTTCTCGGTCCACCTGGCCCTCTCCGCGCTTCCCGAATATTCGGCCGCCGAGTTCGACCCCGACGTGAACCGGGCCTGGGTGGTTAACCTGGGTTACGGGTCGCTGGAAGAGCTGAGCGCCCACTTTGCCGGCGTGCGGGCCGGGCAGCTGCCCGAACCGAAGCCAAACGCGGCGGTCAATTCCTTGTACGACCCGACCGACGCGCCGGCCGGGTACGCGACCGGTCTGCTCCGCCAGTTCGCCCCCTTCTCGATCGCCGGTGGCGGGGAAGGCCAGTGGGAGAGCATGGGGCACTGGTATGGGCGCCGGTGCATCGAGGCATGGCGGAGGTACGCGCCCAACCTCACCGACGACGTCATCCTCGACTGGGTCCCCTACACCCCGCTCGAGATCGCCCAGAAACTCCCGAACATGGTGAGGGGCGATTGGATGATGGGCGAGGTGAGCCTGGCCAACATGCTCGACCAGCGCCCGCTGCCGGAGCTGGGTCAGTACAGGACGCCGGTCGAGGCCCTCTACATGGCCGGGTCGACGCAGCACCCACACGGCTTCATTACGTTCGCGCCCGCCTACAACGCCCTGCAGGTCATCGCAGACGACCTCGGCATCGAAGCGTGGTGGCGCCGGGTATGA